A stretch of Triticum aestivum cultivar Chinese Spring chromosome 1D, IWGSC CS RefSeq v2.1, whole genome shotgun sequence DNA encodes these proteins:
- the LOC123181830 gene encoding uncharacterized protein isoform X2, with protein sequence MGRPRKTKAKAGGAEASSPALSIGNCKVEIHGSGLRCVSTEQNLTISGTRGAKILITVDGARSSSDGTGEGSDFILLNPNEADSLNKSLLQEVLRLYKKELPTMDYAADTGRKSGFLEKCIMNGKYKTLILRPSSLDGPEEIIAAVSYQIVPADTQYAEIPLAAVTSPFQRVGFGHLLYKELSQRLHNVGVTNIFCWADKVSEGFWLKQGFVSVGEVDTKGKIRRIPVRADIKRALCFPGSSTLMVTHIKKDLPTMSKNSLAELQTSQLHAVVPDSISPGDMNTVVPSCEKLSPQTTGCHKVSKTAKVVRNEASAGSEGCSLSDQQPKKRTYESSSSSLKSKRVRCSGHTDHTQDMRQNDICDKSLTINSTPLTPSMVVHVDNKISGDAKATTCSNGRPSVMLMNIADETKKTRLTEVVETLGGVVTCEGSSCTHVVTGKARRTMNFCIALSSGAWIVSPNWLKQSFKQGKFVGEAEHVLDDEEYKMKYKSEMRDAVMRAKERPCLLFSGYTFCLTKHIEPSPGVLSPVIKSSGGKIISKLDEIDEPSKTIFLACEEGMELAMDAAKRGIKTFSSEWLMTCVMRQEVDLDAPPFAESL encoded by the exons ATGGGAAGACCGCGGAAGACGAAGGCGAAGGCCGGCGGCGCCGAGGCCTCGTCCCCCGCCCTCTCCATCG GCAACTGCAAGGTGGAGATCCACGGGAGCGGCCTAAGGTGCGTGTCCACGGAGCAGAATCTCACCATTTCGGGAACCAGGGGCGCGAAGATCTTGATCACTG TCGATGGAGCCAGGAGTTCTTCGGATGGGACTG GTGAGGGTTCTGATTTCATCCTTCTGAACCCCAATGAGGCGGATAGCCTAAATAAATCTTTGCTCCAG GAAGTTCTGAGGCTTTATAAGAAGGAACTTCCAACTATGGACTATGCTGCTGACACTGGGAGAAAATCAGGATTTCTTGAAAAATGCATAATGAATGG GAAGTACAAGACACTAATTCTGAGGCCTAGTTCACTTGATGGGCCTGAAGAG ATCATAGCTGCTGTATCATATCAGATAGTGCCAGCTGACACACAATATGCTGAAATACCCCTGGCAGCCGTGACATCGCCTTTTCAACGTGTG GGTTTTGGTCATCTGTTGTATAAGGAACTTAGCCAGCGTCTTCACAATGTTGGTGTTACCAATATATTCTGTTGGGCAGATAAGGTCTCTGAAGGATTTTGGCTTAAACAG GGTTTTGTGTCTGTTGGAGAGGTGGATACTAAAGGTAAGATTCGCAGAATTCCAGTAAGGGCTGATATCAAGAGAGCACTATGCTTTCCAGGCAGTTCAACACTTATGGTTACACATATTAAGAAGGATTTGCCAACTATGTCCAAAAATTCACTGGCAGAATTGCAAACTTCTCAGCTCCATGCCGTGGTACCAGATA GCATCTCTCCTGGTGATATGAATACTGTAGTTCCCTCCTGTGAAAAGTTGTCTCCCCAGACCACTGGATGCCACAAAGTCAGCAAGACTGCAAAAGTAGTAAGAAATGAAGCTTCTGCTGGTAGTGAAGGATGCTCATTATCTGATCAACAACCAAAGAAACGGACATATGAATCCTCATCGTCTTCACTGAAGTCAAAAAGAGTAAGATGCAGCGGTCACACTGACCATACACAAGACATGAGACAGAATGATATCTGTGACAAATCTCTGACCATAAATAGCACACCTTTGACTCCTAGTATGGTAGTCCACGTTGACAACAAAATATCAGGAGATGCTAAGGCCACTACCTGTTCCAATGGAAGGCCTTCAGTTATGCTCATGAATATTGCAGATGAAACAAAGAAGACGCGGCTTACAGAG GTAGTTGAAACGCTTGGGGGAGTTGTTACGTGCGAAGGAAGTTCATGCACACATGTCGTTACTGGAAAAGCTCGAAGGACTATGAACTTTTGTATTGCTTTGAGCTCTGG GGCTTGGATAGTTTCTCCAAACTGGCTGAAACAGAGCTTCAAACAAGGGAAATTTGTAG GTGAAGCAGAACATGTTCTGGATGATGAAGAATATAAGATGAAGTACAAGTCTGAAATGAGAGATGCGGTTATGAGGGCTAAAGAGAGGCCTTGCTTGTTATTTTCTGGCTACACTTTCTGTTTGACCAAGCACATCGAACCCTCTCCTGGTGTCCTCTCTCCAGTTATCAAATCCTCTGGTGGCAAG ATCATCAGTAAGCTCGATGAGATAGATGAGCCCTCAAAGACAATTTTCTTGGCATGTGAAGAAGGTATGGAGCTTGCAATGGATGCAGCAAAAAGAGGCATAAAGACATTCAGCAGTGAGTGGCTCATGACCTGTGTCATGAGGCAAGAGGTTGACCTTGACGCGCCCCCGTTTGCAGAATCTCTCTGA
- the LOC123181830 gene encoding uncharacterized protein isoform X1, producing the protein MGRPRKTKAKAGGAEASSPALSIGNCKVEIHGSGLRCVSTEQNLTISGTRGAKILITVDGARSSSDGTGEGSDFILLNPNEADSLNKSLLQEVLRLYKKELPTMDYAADTGRKSGFLEKCIMNGKYKTLILRPSSLDGPEEVWIKLKSSVTQIIAAVSYQIVPADTQYAEIPLAAVTSPFQRVGFGHLLYKELSQRLHNVGVTNIFCWADKVSEGFWLKQGFVSVGEVDTKGKIRRIPVRADIKRALCFPGSSTLMVTHIKKDLPTMSKNSLAELQTSQLHAVVPDSISPGDMNTVVPSCEKLSPQTTGCHKVSKTAKVVRNEASAGSEGCSLSDQQPKKRTYESSSSSLKSKRVRCSGHTDHTQDMRQNDICDKSLTINSTPLTPSMVVHVDNKISGDAKATTCSNGRPSVMLMNIADETKKTRLTEVVETLGGVVTCEGSSCTHVVTGKARRTMNFCIALSSGAWIVSPNWLKQSFKQGKFVGEAEHVLDDEEYKMKYKSEMRDAVMRAKERPCLLFSGYTFCLTKHIEPSPGVLSPVIKSSGGKIISKLDEIDEPSKTIFLACEEGMELAMDAAKRGIKTFSSEWLMTCVMRQEVDLDAPPFAESL; encoded by the exons ATGGGAAGACCGCGGAAGACGAAGGCGAAGGCCGGCGGCGCCGAGGCCTCGTCCCCCGCCCTCTCCATCG GCAACTGCAAGGTGGAGATCCACGGGAGCGGCCTAAGGTGCGTGTCCACGGAGCAGAATCTCACCATTTCGGGAACCAGGGGCGCGAAGATCTTGATCACTG TCGATGGAGCCAGGAGTTCTTCGGATGGGACTG GTGAGGGTTCTGATTTCATCCTTCTGAACCCCAATGAGGCGGATAGCCTAAATAAATCTTTGCTCCAG GAAGTTCTGAGGCTTTATAAGAAGGAACTTCCAACTATGGACTATGCTGCTGACACTGGGAGAAAATCAGGATTTCTTGAAAAATGCATAATGAATGG GAAGTACAAGACACTAATTCTGAGGCCTAGTTCACTTGATGGGCCTGAAGAG GTTTGGATAAAGTTAAAATCTTCTGTCACACAGATCATAGCTGCTGTATCATATCAGATAGTGCCAGCTGACACACAATATGCTGAAATACCCCTGGCAGCCGTGACATCGCCTTTTCAACGTGTG GGTTTTGGTCATCTGTTGTATAAGGAACTTAGCCAGCGTCTTCACAATGTTGGTGTTACCAATATATTCTGTTGGGCAGATAAGGTCTCTGAAGGATTTTGGCTTAAACAG GGTTTTGTGTCTGTTGGAGAGGTGGATACTAAAGGTAAGATTCGCAGAATTCCAGTAAGGGCTGATATCAAGAGAGCACTATGCTTTCCAGGCAGTTCAACACTTATGGTTACACATATTAAGAAGGATTTGCCAACTATGTCCAAAAATTCACTGGCAGAATTGCAAACTTCTCAGCTCCATGCCGTGGTACCAGATA GCATCTCTCCTGGTGATATGAATACTGTAGTTCCCTCCTGTGAAAAGTTGTCTCCCCAGACCACTGGATGCCACAAAGTCAGCAAGACTGCAAAAGTAGTAAGAAATGAAGCTTCTGCTGGTAGTGAAGGATGCTCATTATCTGATCAACAACCAAAGAAACGGACATATGAATCCTCATCGTCTTCACTGAAGTCAAAAAGAGTAAGATGCAGCGGTCACACTGACCATACACAAGACATGAGACAGAATGATATCTGTGACAAATCTCTGACCATAAATAGCACACCTTTGACTCCTAGTATGGTAGTCCACGTTGACAACAAAATATCAGGAGATGCTAAGGCCACTACCTGTTCCAATGGAAGGCCTTCAGTTATGCTCATGAATATTGCAGATGAAACAAAGAAGACGCGGCTTACAGAG GTAGTTGAAACGCTTGGGGGAGTTGTTACGTGCGAAGGAAGTTCATGCACACATGTCGTTACTGGAAAAGCTCGAAGGACTATGAACTTTTGTATTGCTTTGAGCTCTGG GGCTTGGATAGTTTCTCCAAACTGGCTGAAACAGAGCTTCAAACAAGGGAAATTTGTAG GTGAAGCAGAACATGTTCTGGATGATGAAGAATATAAGATGAAGTACAAGTCTGAAATGAGAGATGCGGTTATGAGGGCTAAAGAGAGGCCTTGCTTGTTATTTTCTGGCTACACTTTCTGTTTGACCAAGCACATCGAACCCTCTCCTGGTGTCCTCTCTCCAGTTATCAAATCCTCTGGTGGCAAG ATCATCAGTAAGCTCGATGAGATAGATGAGCCCTCAAAGACAATTTTCTTGGCATGTGAAGAAGGTATGGAGCTTGCAATGGATGCAGCAAAAAGAGGCATAAAGACATTCAGCAGTGAGTGGCTCATGACCTGTGTCATGAGGCAAGAGGTTGACCTTGACGCGCCCCCGTTTGCAGAATCTCTCTGA